Proteins from a genomic interval of Symmachiella macrocystis:
- a CDS encoding TIGR02391 family protein, translating into MTTMLNISDRFKTAQEVLAFPTEILAGFLLEHLREFRTSGSQDSESMLDIHGIVASIVEQYAQRRFLRSADLRRSNGEAWNWLATEGLIALDPDSSNQHGFFITRRGLDCQTHEDVEEYRKRRLLNPDLLHPTVRQIALGEYLIGDFESAGLKAFRKVEIEVRAAGGFSPGDAGVALVRQVFHAAPNAGPLTDTTELSGEQDAMSHLFACAMGRFRNPAAHGTRDFIDPIEAAQLLMFASQLMSIVDERRPSP; encoded by the coding sequence ATGACGACGATGTTGAACATTTCTGACCGTTTTAAGACTGCACAGGAGGTTCTTGCGTTTCCGACTGAAATTCTTGCAGGGTTTTTACTCGAACATCTACGAGAATTTCGAACGTCGGGATCTCAAGACTCTGAAAGTATGTTGGACATTCACGGTATTGTGGCGTCGATCGTTGAACAGTATGCACAAAGGAGATTCCTCAGGTCCGCGGACTTGCGCCGATCAAATGGAGAAGCTTGGAATTGGCTGGCGACCGAGGGGCTCATCGCTCTCGATCCAGACTCGTCAAACCAGCACGGGTTCTTCATCACACGCCGTGGATTGGATTGCCAAACCCACGAGGATGTAGAAGAGTATCGCAAACGTCGTCTCCTCAACCCAGACTTACTGCATCCCACAGTTCGACAAATCGCTCTTGGGGAATACCTCATCGGTGATTTCGAGAGCGCAGGCCTGAAAGCATTTCGCAAGGTCGAAATTGAGGTGCGCGCCGCCGGCGGCTTTTCTCCGGGTGATGCGGGAGTTGCGTTGGTTCGCCAGGTGTTCCATGCTGCACCAAACGCCGGGCCACTAACTGACACAACTGAACTTTCAGGGGAGCAAGATGCGATGTCACATCTATTTGCCTGTGCGATGGGAAGATTCAGGAATCCTGCCGCACATGGAACGCGCGATTTCATTGATCCGATCGAAGCAGCACAACTACTTATGTTCGCGAGCCAATTAATGAGCATCGTTGACGAGAGAAGGCCATCGCCATAG